The following is a genomic window from Saccopteryx bilineata isolate mSacBil1 chromosome 4, mSacBil1_pri_phased_curated, whole genome shotgun sequence.
AGTTTTCTTGGGGTCGGGAGAGGTTTGGAAGTACAGAAGTACTCATCAAAAAGGaaacatctagcctgaccaggtggtggtgcagtggatagagcgtcgactgggacacggaggactcaggttcgaaaccccaaggttgccggcttgagcacaagctcatctggtttgagcaaggctcaccagcttaaacccaaggtcgctggcttgagcaaggggtcacttgctctgctgtagtcccccgtcaaggaacatgtgagagagcaatcaatgaacaaccaggatgttcaatgaagagttgatgtttctcatctctctcccttcctgtctgtccctctctctgtccctgtcaaaaaaaaaaaaagaaaagccctggccagttggctcagcggtagagcgttggcctagtgtgcggaggacccgggttcgattcccggccagggcacacaggagaagcgcccatttgcttctccacccctccgccgcgctttcctctctgtctctctcttcccctcccgcagccaaggctccattggagcaaagatggcccgggcgctggggatggctctgtggcctctgcctcaggcgctagagtggctctggtcgcaacatggcgatgcccaggatgggcagagcatcgccccctggtgggcagagcgtcacccctggtgggtgtgccgggtggatcccggtcgggcgcatgcgggagtctgactgtctctccctgtttccagcttcagaaaaatgaaaaataaataaataaataaataaaaaaagaaaaaggggaacatCTAGATTTTGTCTGCATCCTGAACCACACTAAGATTTCAtatagagatattttttaaagtgacagaGTTAATCCCAACATTCAACTCTCCAGGCCCAGCAAAGGCAAGTGTCAGGAGGTGGCGATTTCATTCTACACCTGGTTTGCCACAAAGGACCTGAAGTCATCTGGGAGGCAGCAGGGCACCACGGGGTTGTAAATGCAGACTTTgggaccagatccacctggcttCATATCCCAACTCAACCAATTAGCAAGGGGCAACTGCCTTACCCTCTaggagcctcaatttcctcatctgtaaaataaggacagTAATACCTACTTCTCAGGATTGCTGTCGGGTTTAACTGAGATAGTATAAGAAAACCAACTAGCTCAGGCCCTGGCATGCTCCTATGTAAGATGAACCAGCTGAATGCAATGGAAAATAAACAGCACCAGTTTTCTCTGTAATAACCCACAAACCTCCTTGTCCTTCCTGTcctttcagaaatataaaaattataatgaggaaacaccccaccctcacctccaacCAGCTGTCTACCATGTGGTCATGAATAATTTTGAAGATTCCAAACTATCAAAATTCACAGACCACAATGAAAGTCTCCTTATACAGAGCCCAGACAGCTGCCTGGAGCTGAGGGTAAACTCCTGTTTTGCAGGCTACTACCCCAGGTGTTACCTTTGCCCCCCAATACACCAGCTATTACAGAGCCTcacttcctcccttctcccagtTCAAGGACCTGGAGCCGCTAGTAATTTATGGCCAGTGCAGACCACCTACCATCTGTGTAGTCCTCCGATGTGAGGGATAAAAGACTTTGTATGTCACTGTTCTCTGAATCTGGGGCTTCTTTGTGTGCCAGCTGGCTGTTCCCTGAGCCGGCCACCCAGGAAGAGCTGGTCGCCTGATGCACCAGCACAGTCTCTGAGCCCCGAGAGCCCCAGGCTTCACACAGTCCAGACTGGCCTGGAGCCTCCTCCTCTCCACCTGCAGAGGAGCAGGCCCCCTGGTCCTGCAGCTGCTGCTCCCTTGGCCCATTTCTCCCACTCGGCCCAGAACCTTCCGACAGCACAATCTGCACCCTGGGGTCAGCGGGCGGCACACAGTGACCAGAACTGCCGTACACAGCCTCCTCGTACGACGGCAACGCAACTTGGACTCCGTCCACCATAATTGAGACCTGGTCCCCGGACACACCCTGGTCACGCCTGTATCCAGAGGAggaaaagacaaaggaagaattaaaatacacacacaaataataccATAATACTAACACCACCAaccactatgtgccagacacagcactaagtgctttatatacacTTTATCACACTGAATCCTCGCCTGAGCCCTTTCAGGTAGAGATTCACCAAGGGTGCAGGTgagtctcagagaagttaaagTACTTGCtcacagtcacacagctggtaagaggGGAAGCTGGTATTTGAATCCAGAAACTATGTTCTTAACCTTTGGGGCACAGGCACCTAGCTCTCTGGTCCTGTGGAAAACTAGGAACCCAGAGACCTGGCAGTAAAGCCATTGCCTGTATACTTAAGTAAGTACACTGActaatatgtaaattttatctccataaagctgttttctaaaaagaaaagggaagtgtcagcctggcgtgcaggagtcctgggttcgattcccagtcagggcacacaggagaaacgcccatctgcttctccacccctccccctctccttcctgtctatctcttcccttcccgcagccgaggctccactggagcacagctggcctgggcgctgaggatggctctgtggcctctgcctcaggcgctagagtggctctggtcgcaacagagcgacgccccggaggggcagagcatcgccccctggtgggcatgccgggtggatcccggtcacgcgcatgcgggagtctgtctgtctccccatttctaacttcagaaaaatacaaaaaaaagaagggaaaataaagcACTATGGTCTTGTAATGGGACACTAGACTTGAACACAAAATTTTGTTCTGACTCAGACATTTtgcttgcctttattattattttttaactttgtaaaCTATTACATGAGAATTGTAACatgaatatagaaaaaaacacatagaaaaaTGTGTAACTCACCAATTTATCCCAAGGTAACTCTGTAAACCCTACATAAGTCAAAAAAGAATGCTGCCGGCATCCCAGATACCCTGTGTGCCTGTCCTGATCACTTCCCATTTCCCCATTACAAAAGTAAACTGGAATCCTAACTTTCATGAAAAACACtcctttgccttttattttaatagttttactgCCTACACATGAATCTTCCCATACTAAGTTTAGTTTAGtatttctgatatatatatatttaattttttttaatttttctgatgtgagaagcagggaggcaaagagatagactcttgcatgtgcccaaccaggatccacctggcaagcccatagggggcgatgctctgccgatctgTGGTGTTgattcattgcaactggagccattctagcgcctgaggcggagaccatggaagcgttctcagcacccaggccaactttgctccaatgaagctttggctgctggaggagaagagagaagtagaggggaaggagaggagaagcagatgggtatttctcctgtgtgccctggctgggaatagaaaccaggacttccacatactgggccaatgctctaccactgagcaaacaggccagggcgcATTTCTGATCTTTATATGAATGGGATACACAATacatttgtgcatgtgtgtatgtgtctgtcttcttttattcaacattgcATTGTGAGATTTATTCATGCAGACACCTTTTTGGGGATCACTTGTTATATATGtacacttttttaattttaattttttttttatttaaaaatgtttatttattgaatttagagagagaggaaggaagagagagagagagagagagagagagacaggaacatccatctgttcctgtatgtgcccagaccagggatcaaaccggcaacctctgtgcttcgggatgatgttctaaccaactgagctaaccggccagggcacttttttaatttttaaaaattttattcagtgagaggaggggagtcagagacagactcctgcatgcaccctgactgggacccacccagcaagtccactagggggcaatgctctgcccttctagggatcttgctccattgcaaccagagccattttttagcacctgaggtggaggccatggagccatcctcacagcacctagggccaactggCTCTAATCGagccctggctacaggaggggaggaggaagagagagagagagagaaagagagagagaagagagagagaagagagagagagagagaagagagagagagagagagagagagagagagagagaagtgaaagggggagaggtggagaagcagatgggtgcttctcctgtgtgccctggccaggaattgaacccggaacatccacacgccagggcaacgctctaccactgagcaatgaGCCAGGGTCTAtacatacactttttaaaaaatctgaaccatTCTGAAAGTAAGCAGAAGACATTACTAAGTATACACCTCCCCAGAACCTCATCTCCCATATAACTACAATAGCATTACATCCAGGAAATTTAACACTGGTATAATAACATAACACAAATTTTCCCAACTATCCACAAACATATCCATCTCAGATGTTGTTTGTTTTCATCCAGGACCCAATTAAGGATCAGAATTTGCATTTAGTTGTTCAGTctcatttcctcttttattttttaaagactttatttattcattttagagaggagagagtagagagggacagagggagagagagagaagtggggaagagcaggaagcatcaactctcatatgtgccttgaccgggcaagcctaggctttcaaactggtgacctcagcgttctaggtcgatgctttatccactgtactgtCAGAGGCCAggctcatttctctcctttaatCTAGAATAGTCCTCTACAGCTTTTCTTTCATGACAGTTTTTATAGACTCCAGGCCAGCTGTCTCCTAGAATGTCCCACATTGTGGACACTGTCTCATTTTTCTTTGGGGTTAGATGTGTCACAAGGTGATGTGTCCTCTGCATCACAACAGGAGATGTACAGTCTGTGGCTGGACAGCATTTCTGCTAAACTATTagttctcaatttcttcatctgtacttGAAGATAAAATCTGTGCTACCCAATTCAAATGACGTAACATACTGTGAGGATGACGGATATGGCACTCACAGAAGTGGTTAGACGGATATGGCACTCACAGAAGTGGTTAGCAgccgtccccaaactatggcttgcgggccacatgcggccccctgaggccatttatccacccccccctcacttctggaaggggcacctctttcattggtggtcagtgagaggagcactgtatgtggcagccctccaacggtctgagggacagtgaactggccccctgtgtaaaaagtttggggacccctagagaGGTTTCTGTAAGGCAGGCAAACTATGATGGTAAGGTGGCATAGAAAGCAGCTGTATTCTGATATGTGCTTAACTTTCATTactcaaaataaaacatatttgtatAACAAGTAATACATGTATGTAAGTACAAAATTTAAACAGGGTCTCAAATGAAAATCAAATCTCCCTTCCATTCAAGTCAGGCAAAATCAGCCAGTTACTTTAAACAGGCTTACTACTTAACTGCAAAGGGGAAAAACTCCCTAATGTGAATGAAAGGCCAAATAGATCAAGCTGACTTTACGTGAAAATAGCTGATTCCTTAAAGTAAGCAGTCCCTTCCAAATCCTCTTTATTCTATTAACTGCttaacaatctttaaaaatagcTGCTATTCTCCAcacccccaaacaaaacaaaaagaagaaatagcatGCATAGTACATGAAAATTAAACTGAGCCTGGTTCTTGTCTGTAAATTCcaaatcagaagcattttatttaatgtaGTTTAGTTTGTTCCTTCATTCTTTTAGCCTGTGAGTGACAACAGGGACTGGTGAAGGATTGAGAATGAACAAAAACTGTTCCTGAGAGAGGAAATGAGCTACTACAGAAGCCAGGACGGCCTGGGAGAGAAGTCCCTCCTAAGGGATCCACCTGGGTGGGGCCACTCCCCACCATTTACCAACACCCCCCGCAACCGCTCCCACCCAGTCTGGGATGATTTGTGACTAATGCACTCAAGTGGAAAAAAGTCGGGTAGAAAACCACTTCCTCTGTTTCTAGTACGGTATAGTGCACTGGCTGCATATTAGAACCGACTGAAGAGCTTTATAAACCTCTAGTGCCAGACTCCCACTCCAAACCACCTAAATCTGAATGGCTAGGGCTGGAGGCCCAGGTGTTGGTATTCGTTTTCACTCCCAGCAGGAGTCTCTATGGACGGCCAGGACTAGGAATGAGGTACACAGGGCAGTGGCTTACAAATACGAGCCTGCATCAGAATCACTAGGAGAGACTGTGGAACTCTGTCACTGGACCTTGCCCCAGAATTTCTCACTCAGTTGGCTTGGGGTGGGGCCTGAAAATTTGCATCCTG
Proteins encoded in this region:
- the SUSD6 gene encoding sushi domain-containing protein 6 isoform X1; this translates as MCHGRIAPKSTSVSAVAPVGHGVFLPLVILSTLLGDGFASVCSLPPEPENGGYICHPRPCRDPLNSGSVIEYLCAEGYMLKGDYKYLTCKNGEWKPAMEISCHLNEEKDTKTSLGVPTLSIVASTASSVALILLLVVLFVLLQPKLKSFHHSRRDQGVSGDQVSIMVDGVQVALPSYEEAVYGSSGHCVPPADPRVQIVLSEGSGPSGRNGPREQQLQDQGACSSAGGEEEAPGQSGLCEAWGSRGSETVLVHQATSSSWVAGSGNSQLAHKEAPDSENSDIQSLLSLTSEDYTDGRWSALAINY